The Verrucomicrobiota bacterium genomic interval CCTTCCGAACTCCGAACTCCTTTCCCCCTCTTCCCGCCGGGGTCGCCGTGTTACGCCGTGGCGCCGTGTGATTCCACTTCCGCCAGTAAACGGCGGACGTGTTCCAGGGCGCGCGTACCGGTTTCGGAGGTGATTCGCGCGGAGACGGCGTCCAGGTAACGGTGGGCGTTACGCAACGTCTTCGGCATTTTGGAAGTTCCGCGCCGGTGGGACACGTTATCGTAAATGTCGGCCAGCTTGACGAGGCAGACCGGTTCGGGTGCGGACGCCAGCCTGGCAACGTAATCGGCTTCCCGTTCCTCTTCGGGCAGGTCCTGCGCTTTGGTCAGATTGGCGACCCAGGCTGCGGCTTCTTCACCGAAGTCCGCCGCGAGTTCTTCTTTTGTGACGGGGGTGTCTTCGAGCACGTCGTGAAGGGCGGCCGCGGTAAGGGTGAGCGGGTCCTGAAGGTTGAACAGGTGCCGCACGACCCAGGTCACACCAATGACGTGCGCGTGGTAGGGCGTCACCCCATCTGCCAGGGTTTGATGCCGGTGCACGCGGGCCGCGAAAGAGAGGGCCCGCCAGGTCTTATGAAAATCGGAATCCAATTCCCCCGCCATGGTTACGTTCCCGTTTCAGATCATTCAGCATTCAGGATGGCGGCGGAAGCAGTATACCCGTGGAGGAAGGTCTGGGACCCGACGGGGCCGATCTCACCGTTGCAGAAAAACCCGGCGAGCGGCAAATCCCCGATGGTTTCGGCGATGACCGAGGGATCATGGTTCAACACGCCGAAAAGGTTGCGGCCGCGCCCTACGCACGAGAAAAGCAGTATGGCCAAAGGGGCTCGGCAGCGCTGCCGGGCCCGTCGACCCGCCTCGACGAGGTCTGAATGGGCGGAGCGCATGTCGCGCAGTTGGAACTGCACCGTCTGACCGACCCGGGGAAACGCGCCGACCGCCAAAGCACCCAATTGGGGATCCGCGCCCAGAATGTTACGGATCAAAAAGTCGCCTAGTTTGAATTCGTCGATGTATTCCGAGACGGCCAAACCAAGGAACAGGTTGTTGCGGACCGAGGTGCGCTCCAGCGCGGGGATGCTGAGAAAAGCGTTCTCCAAGGCCTGATAGGCGGGAATATTCCCGATCTCAAGGATAAGATTATCCTCGGCCTTGGTGATCGGCAGCGGTTCGCCGATCGGGCGGCAACCCTGGCTGACGAGGGACTCAACGGTCACGCCCGCGGTAAAGCCCACGGCGACCAATACCGCATCGACCACGTCTCCGTCTTTCACCAGAAAATATTCGTTATCCGGCGCTCCCGCGATGCCTCCCACGGTAGGTGTACCCGGGTAAGC includes:
- a CDS encoding bifunctional (p)ppGpp synthetase/guanosine-3',5'-bis(diphosphate) 3'-pyrophosphohydrolase, which produces MAGELDSDFHKTWRALSFAARVHRHQTLADGVTPYHAHVIGVTWVVRHLFNLQDPLTLTAAALHDVLEDTPVTKEELAADFGEEAAAWVANLTKAQDLPEEEREADYVARLASAPEPVCLVKLADIYDNVSHRRGTSKMPKTLRNAHRYLDAVSARITSETGTRALEHVRRLLAEVESHGATA
- a CDS encoding FIST C-terminal domain-containing protein → MTPKAVSHVHTGSYSESALIEATTALREQMGTNASLGFFFATREWAENLEDSLELIRLHGHVSQLIGCSGSGVLGRRIELEQAGFSLLLLSLPAGSFETFAITEDDLDAVDDASFWHRFTGISPDKAHAWVVVTNPAFDGLEGWLATWNQAYPGTPTVGGIAGAPDNEYFLVKDGDVVDAVLVAVGFTAGVTVESLVSQGCRPIGEPLPITKAEDNLILEIGNIPAYQALENAFLSIPALERTSVRNNLFLGLAVSEYIDEFKLGDFLIRNILGADPQLGALAVGAFPRVGQTVQFQLRDMRSAHSDLVEAGRRARQRCRAPLAILLFSCVGRGRNLFGVLNHDPSVIAETIGDLPLAGFFCNGEIGPVGSQTFLHGYTASAAILNAE